Genomic segment of Deinococcus apachensis DSM 19763:
CCACCCTGCCCGAGTCCCTGCGCCGCGTGCTGCCCGCCGCCCGCTGGGAAAGCGTCACCCATGGCGAGAGCGGGGCGGGCGTGTGGCGCAGTCAGCGGTACGTGGTGAAGGTGCAGGAGCGCGGTGGACGGCCTGTTACCACCCTCCTCCAGGAGCGCGAGCGGCTGCGCTGGTTCCGGAGCCGGGTGCCCGTGCCCGCCGTGGTCGGCTACGAGGTGACGGAAACGCACGAGTACCTCGCCATGACCCGCCTGCCGGGCATCCCCATGAGTGACCCCGATGCCCTGCTCCACCCGGAGCGCGTCACCGATCTCCTGGCCCGCGCGTTGCGCGAACTGCACGCCCTGCCGGTACGTGAGTGCCCCTTCAACATGACCCTGCCCGTCACCCTGCGCCTGGCCCGCGAGCAGGTCGAAGCGGGGTTGGTAGACGAGGCCGACTTCGACGACGAGCGGCAGGGCTGGACCGCCGCTGAGGTCTGGAACGAGTTGGTGCGGACTCGCCCCACCCGGGAGGATGTGGTCGTCACCCACGGCGACCCCTGCCTCCCCAACCTGATCCTGAA
This window contains:
- a CDS encoding APH(3') family aminoglycoside O-phosphotransferase; protein product: MTPTLPESLRRVLPAARWESVTHGESGAGVWRSQRYVVKVQERGGRPVTTLLQERERLRWFRSRVPVPAVVGYEVTETHEYLAMTRLPGIPMSDPDALLHPERVTDLLARALRELHALPVRECPFNMTLPVTLRLAREQVEAGLVDEADFDDERQGWTAAEVWNELVRTRPTREDVVVTHGDPCLPNLILNGEYVEGFIDVGRAGLADRHADLALTYRSLIRNIDQDHAELFLDLYGRAFVDEGKLAYYRLLDELF